The window GGCGCCAGGAGGGGCGCGCCGAAGGCCAAATAGCGAGGATTCATTCCTTTCAGCGGCTATTGCATCGCGACCTGACCGCAATCGAAAAGTTACAGAGCCTGCCGCCTCAGGAACTCGACAGCCTCGCCGCTCGGCTGGAAGCCGAGCTTAACGCCAAGTTGAAAAACGGCAGTGATCGCGACACTGGCTCATAATGTCTTAAGCACCTGGAACACTATTTCAGCCGCTCGATCCGCGACACGAGCTCCGCGTGACCGAGTTGGCGGTCGGTCGGCACCGTCAAATAGCAGGCCGGGTCGCCGCAACAGTCGAGAATGATCTGCAGATCGTTCGGCGCGCTGTAACCTTCAGGGCACGGTTCGTGACCGTGGATGAAGACTTTTGCTCCCACCATCTTGGCAAACGCCCGCGCGTTTTCGACGCGATAGTCGCGGCCCCAGAGCAAGTCGAACACATCGCCGTGCTCGATGAGGTCGGCGGCCTCCAACGGTCGCGAAAAGATCGACCGGTCGAACGAGCGCTGGTCGCTCCGCTCGGGCAGGCTGTGGCATACGAACACGTCGCCCGGCAGCCGGACCGCCAGCGGACAACTGCGGATAAAGTCGTTGTAGGCTTCGCGCACCCGTTCCGCGGCCGCGCCGTACATCTCCTGAATGCCCAGGCGAAAGAGCAGGTTCAGCATCTTCTTGCCTTTGATGATCGGGTAGTCGGTCATCTCGGCCAGCTCATGGTTGCTCAACAGAAAATGGACGCGGTCGGGATAAGCCGCTTTGAGCTTGGCCACGTCTTCGAGCATGGTGTGCGACATGCAGCCGCCGTTCGACGGATACGCCGGCCCGCCGTGGCAGACTTCCTGCAAGATCAGGTGCCGCCGCGGCCGGCGCTCCAAGTCGGCGGTTTTCTTGATGGCGTTGAAGTTCCGACGGTGGCCGTGCAGGTCGGCGGTGATCATCACGTCGTCGGCCATCTCGCGCGTGATGGTGATCACATTGCCTTCGCGGCCGGGCGTATTCTGGTTGGCTTCCGTCGCCCGGCCAAGCGTGGCGACGACGGTCTCGATGTAATCAGGCTTGGCGACCATGAGGATCGGGGGCGTGTAGGAAAAAAATCGTAGGGTGGGACCAGCGAGCTTGAGAGCGCCGGCCCACCGACGGCGCCACACAAGGGTGGGCCGGCGCTCGCAAGCTCGCTGGTCCCACCCTACCCTATAACAAGTGCCTGGCCTTGATCTCCAGGTAACTGTTAATCAAGGGAGTTGTCAAATTCTCTGGATACACGTCGAGCGAGAGCACGCCCTTGGCGTCCAGGTCGGCCAGCACCTGGTTCCGCCAATTCAGAATATCGGACGCCACCGCCGCTTGAAAGAGCGCCTCGCCTTGGGGCGCCTCCGCTTCCGCCGGGTCGAACAGCCGGTGGTCCCGCAACAGCACCCCCAACGGCAAGTGCCGCCCGGAAAGATTCCCCAAGTAGCGGCCCACCTGGTTGGCGTTGACCTCGTCGATCAGGTTGCTGATCAAGACCACCAGCGACCGCTTGCGGCAGTGCGCGGCCAGATACAAGAACGCCTGATCGTAGCGAGATTCGACCAGCCGCGGAAACCGGTCGAAGCTGGCGTGCAGCAGCCGGTTCATCTGGTGCATGCCGCCCGATGGCGGAACGTAGTTGTGAATCTCGTCGGAAAACGTCAGCAGCCCGACCGAGTCGCCGTGGGCCAGCGCCACGTAGCTCAGCATCAGCATGGCGTTCAGGGCGCGGTCCAGCAGGCTCAGCTCGCCCGTCAGGTTCGTCATCATGCGGCCGCAGTCGAGCATGAACACCAATCGCTGGCTTTGATTGGCCTGAAAATCCTTGACGGTCAGCTTCTGCCTGCGGGCGGTGCTCCTCCAATCGATGTGCTTGTAGTTGTCGTCGGGCGTGTAGTCGCGAAGCCGTTCGAACTCGTTGTCCTGGCCGATCTTTCGCGTCCGCCGCACACCCAGCAGGCTGAGGCGGTTGGTGCGGGCCAGCAGGGCATATTCCGAAACCTGCTTCATATCGGGATAGACGTGGATGACGCTGGTCACGTCATAGTCCAGGAACCGCTGCCACAGGCCCCACCGGCTGCGCACGCGCAGGTGCGCCGACGGAACCGTAAACGCGCCGCGGCGGCGGCTGTGCGCCTGGTAATTGAGCACGACCCGGCTTCGCGCCGCCAGCGGCAAGCGAAACTCGGGCGGCTGGGCCTCCAGTTCGTGCGGCACGCCGTCGCGCACCCAGACAAATCGGGCGAAGCGCGAATAGTTCGACACAACCAGCGTCACGGGATGCGGCTGGCCCAACGAGGCCGCCCGTACCGTTTCGCGATCGATCGAAAACGACTTCCGCCGGGGCAGGCTGAAGAGGTCGACGGCCGCGACCAGCGCCACAAGCCCGTCGAGCAGGGCCAGCGGATACCAGGCCGTCGCGTCATGCGAGACGCGCGGCAAGAGAAGCAGCATCGACAGAGCAGCCGGAACGGCGGCCAGATAGACGAGCGGCCGGTGCGGATAGACGCGCAGCCAGTAGGCGAACCCTCCCAGCGCGTCCAGCACCACCGACAACCGGACGAAGTAACCGAGCACGCCTTCGCTGGAGACGGCCAGCGAGACGATTGCCGAGGCAGTCAGCGCCGCCCCCGCTGCCAGCGGCAACCATGCCCACGCCCAGAACAGCCGCGGCCGCTCGCCGTAGTTGACGTGCAACCAGCGCACCAACAGGAGCAGAGTCAACCCGACGACGACGGCGATAAAGGGATGGTTTAGGAAAGGCATGGCGGACGAATATCCTACCCGATGTCGGGACGCGGTCGTAGGGTGCGACTGGCCTGCGCAGAATCGTCGATTTGTTCCGCTACAAAGGCGTTTGGGGCAATCAATTCGAAGATGGCCAACTCGCGACGAAAGCTGGACTGCGACACGCGTGTCGCATCGGCGCCTGCCAGCGGCAAAAGCGCCGCACGCGGCGCATTTGCCGACCGTAGCGCTTTTCACCCCGCGAGAGGAAAGCTGTTGCGCCGCGCCCATGCGACACGCGTGTCGCATCGGCACGTGTTGGCGGAGACGAACGGGGCGCCGTCACTTTGGCAGCGTGCTGCCAAACTGAGCGGCATGACGGACGACACCCATCCAACGATGGAGTCGCAACCCTTTACTGCCAAAGCTTTTACGCTTCCACGACGGAAAGTAGCGCCATCCGCTCGGGCAACGGCGCCGTCGGGGCATTTCGAAGGATCGCGGCCGAGCAATATCGCGCGATAGCCGGGACGCCGCCGCCGGGCGGCCGTTTTGGTGCAACTTGCACCAAAACCCCCCACCGGTGGTTTGTCTGGAGTTTCGCCGAACGCTGACCGAGCTCCGCCCGCGAATCTTCGGGATCGAAGGCTGCTATGCGATTTGCCTTCGGCATAAATCACCAATCGCGGGATCTTGGCTGAACAACGGTTCTCGACGCCTTTATCCGCTCTTCGCCGATTGCAGGTAATGCCGCGCGCGGTAGACTATGGTCAAGGAGGCGAAGTATGAACGTCAATCTGACCGCGGAACAGCTTCAGGCCGTCAAGGACGGCGGCGCCGTCCGCGTGCCGGTGCCTGAGCTGGCGATGGAATGCGTCGTGGTGCGCGCCGACCTTTACGCGCGAGTTCAAACCGTCGTCGACGACGCCGTGGGGGAGGACGAGGTCGCCTTCCTGGTCGAGTCCAGTATGCGAGAGTACGATGACCACGACCCGGCGCTGGAAAGCTACCAGAAATACCGCGAAGGATGAAACGCGGCGACGTCGTTCTTGTCGATTTCCCTTATACGAGCGGCCTTCGGAGCAAGGTCCGGCCCGCCGTCGTCGTTCAAAATGACCGCGATAATCAGCGGTTGAGTAAAACAATCGTGGCCATGATCACCGGCAATCTGCGCCGGGCAGGCGAGCCGACTCACCTGGTCATTGATCCCGGCGCGCCGGGATTCCGAGGAGTGCCGATTGACGATCGTTCGGTGCGCGCGGAGCGGCACGGAGTCCGTTCCCTACAGTGCATCGCCGGGGACGGCTTTCCCGCGAGGCCATTAAAGCCTCGGCACCTCGACCGAGCGAATCAGCTCTTCCAACAACTCGTCGACGCGCCGCCCCTCCACCTCGGCCTCCGGCGTGAGCACTACGCGATGCCGCAAGGCGGGCAAGGCGATCTGCGCCACGTCGTCGGGCACGGCATAGTCGCGACCCGAAAAAGCGGCCAACGTGCGGGCGCCATGCACCAGCGCAATGCCGCCGCGCGGCGACGCTCCCAGGTGGAACTGCGGCCATTGCCGGGTCAGCCGCACCAGCGTGTTGATGTAATAAATCAGTTTGTCGTCGACGCGCACCTGGCTGCAC of the Pirellulales bacterium genome contains:
- a CDS encoding metallophosphoesterase → MVAKPDYIETVVATLGRATEANQNTPGREGNVITITREMADDVMITADLHGHRRNFNAIKKTADLERRPRRHLILQEVCHGGPAYPSNGGCMSHTMLEDVAKLKAAYPDRVHFLLSNHELAEMTDYPIIKGKKMLNLLFRLGIQEMYGAAAERVREAYNDFIRSCPLAVRLPGDVFVCHSLPERSDQRSFDRSIFSRPLEAADLIEHGDVFDLLWGRDYRVENARAFAKMVGAKVFIHGHEPCPEGYSAPNDLQIILDCCGDPACYLTVPTDRQLGHAELVSRIERLK
- a CDS encoding DUF58 domain-containing protein; the encoded protein is MPFLNHPFIAVVVGLTLLLLVRWLHVNYGERPRLFWAWAWLPLAAGAALTASAIVSLAVSSEGVLGYFVRLSVVLDALGGFAYWLRVYPHRPLVYLAAVPAALSMLLLLPRVSHDATAWYPLALLDGLVALVAAVDLFSLPRRKSFSIDRETVRAASLGQPHPVTLVVSNYSRFARFVWVRDGVPHELEAQPPEFRLPLAARSRVVLNYQAHSRRRGAFTVPSAHLRVRSRWGLWQRFLDYDVTSVIHVYPDMKQVSEYALLARTNRLSLLGVRRTRKIGQDNEFERLRDYTPDDNYKHIDWRSTARRQKLTVKDFQANQSQRLVFMLDCGRMMTNLTGELSLLDRALNAMLMLSYVALAHGDSVGLLTFSDEIHNYVPPSGGMHQMNRLLHASFDRFPRLVESRYDQAFLYLAAHCRKRSLVVLISNLIDEVNANQVGRYLGNLSGRHLPLGVLLRDHRLFDPAEAEAPQGEALFQAAVASDILNWRNQVLADLDAKGVLSLDVYPENLTTPLINSYLEIKARHLL